The genomic window GCGCCCAAACACCAACCGAAAACCGTCACGATGTGCCAGGTAGCCCAGATGATGCGCACATGCCTTTCGCTCAGCACATTGCCGCCGTTGGTGGGGACCAAACCACGCAGGCGCAAGCGCCGAAAGATCAAAATTTCACCCAGCACGGAGTGCACCAGTCCGACGATAAAAGCGATGGCCGCTGCAGCGACAAAATACGTGTTCATAGCGCTATCCATCCATAACCCACTGCGATCAGCACGGGGGCAACCAGCAGCGGCGCCCAGAAAGGTGACTGGGGGAAAGCCGCCACGCCGAGTACGGCGATCGCAAATGCGTAAATGCCCAGGATCTTGAGCAAGCTCAGATCGCCCTTGGCCACAGCGTGTATGCCGACGTGTCCTGCAAGCATCAGCAGGGGGCCGAAGACCAGAAACCAAAACGCGGTACGCCGCACCTCCGGCTCGGCGAACTGGCCAATAAGCCCAGCAGACACTGCATCCGCTACCGGCCCGGCGAACTTCACCAAACCAAACACGATGTGGGCGATACCCAGACAAAACATGAACCAGGATGCGGCGTTTGCCATGGGAGTCTCCTTTCGTGCGCTGTAAGCGGTGTTGATGCCTGAAAGCCTACGCTGCATCAGTGTGAACGCGCTTTACGCACACCCATGCCAACCGTCGCTGCGATGACCAGGAAAAGAGGCCATAGGTACATGCTGGTGACATTGCCAAAGCGTGTGATGCTGAAAGTTAGAAACAGCATGGATAAGGCAACGAGTTGCGCAATGATGTACTTCGCGAGAGTGCCATTGTTCGGGTTCATGAACAGATAAGGCAGCGCTACAGCCATCAACCCATAAGCGGTGGTCACGGAATGCCAGGCAACTTCCGCAATGGCCCGAATGCCCGCAGGTAGTTCGCTTCGTTGAATCGGTGCATGCAATTGCGGGCCGCCAACGAATATTTGCATCCCCATCATGAACACGCACAGCAGCGCTGCGCTCAGGTACCAGCGATTTAACTCTTTCATGGGATTCCTTTCATGTCCATTCCCCTTCGCTACATGGCCAAGGCACTTCCGGTCATTATCTTCTAAATAGATACTACTATCCAATAAATTGAATTATATGGCTATTTAAGGATAGTAAGGCTAGATAATTGCAAAATGACATCAAAGCTCTTGAGCCGCAGGGAAGCGTGGGATTGCCGATTGGTGCGGTGGTGCCCGGTGCGATACTGACTCCGCGTGCGCGGTGTCCCCCTTTCAGGCCGCATGGACCGCGCGTTCCCAGCCCATCCCCCTTGACCATTTGGAGACTTTTTTGAACTTACCTGTTACGCTTTCGCAAGTCGTTGCCCGCCACCGCGGTGCACTGTTGTGCATGGCTGTTATCTCTGCGTTTGGTGTGGTCCCAGTGCACGCGGCAGGAACGGCCGGTTCGGATACCCAGAAGCTCGCAGAGTCCTATGCTGCGATGTGTACCAAGGCCGTGCGGATTCCCGCCGCCCACGGAGGAGAAGGCGATTTAAAGGGGCACGCCAAACTGCCGGACTACTGCAAGTGTTTTGCCGACAAGTTTCTGGCGCGTGCGATGAAACCCAGTGCAGGCGCACCGGCATCCATGGAGCAGACCATGCAAGAAGAGTATGGGATGCGCCAGACCTGCCGCAGCCAGCTCGGTCTGCCACCGCCACCGAAAGCCTGACCGCAGCCCCGGGTCAGAGCGCGGACAGCGCCCGCGCGTACACATCCAGGTAGGTATCGAAGTTCTGCAGGTCGTTGTGCGCTGCGCCTTGTATGAGGGACAACGTGGCGTGGGGCACCAGGGCCTTGAGTGCTTCGCTGTGCCGCGGCACGATCAGCGGTTCATCTGCTCCGTGGACGAGCGGTAGCGGGTTGCCGGTCTATGATTCGGTCCCTATCCCCAACCCGCCCGCCATTTCTTGATTAAGCTTTGCATGAACCTTCTGAATACTTCCCGCGTGCTGTTGGCTGTTTGTGCCGCAGGCGCACCCTGGTTTGCTACGACCGCCGCTGCGCAAATGGTCACTCCACCGGTGGCGGTACAAAAGCCGCATGCCGTGGCTTCACCCAGCGGCACCCGCAATGACAACTACTACTGGTTGCGCGATGACGAGCGCAAGGCGCCCGACGTGCTGGCCTACGTGAACAGTGAGAACCAGTGGTACGCCCAACACGCAAAGCGCTACAAGGCGATGGAAGACGGTCTGTTCGAGGAAATCAAGGGACGTATCAAGCAGGACGACGCCAGCGTCCCGACACGCAAGGGCGACTACCTGTACTACACCCGCTTCGAGCAGGGCCGCGAGTACCCACTGTACGCCCGCAAACGCAATTCGCCGGAAGCCGCGGAAGAAATCCTGCTGGATGTCAATCAACTCGCACAAGGCAAGGGCTATTACCAGATTGGCGCCTATGAGGTGAGCGCAGGGCAGGATATCGTCGCCTATCTGGAAGACGTCACCGGCCGACAACAGTTCACGTTGCGCTTTAAGAACATGGGCACTGGTGAGGTCTATGCCGATAGCATTCCTGGTCTGTCCAGCACTATTGCCTGGGCGAATGACAACAAGACTATTTTTTATGTGGAGAATGACGCCAACACGCTGCGCAGCTACAAGGTCAAACGCCACGTACTGGGCAGCTCCGTGGCTAGCGACGTCACCGTTTATGAAGAAAAGGACGATAGCTTTTACACGGAGGTGAAAAAGACTTCATCGCAAGCCTATATCCAGATCCATGTCAGCAGCACCATCTCCGACG from Rhodoferax sp. AJA081-3 includes these protein-coding regions:
- a CDS encoding DUF6463 family protein, which codes for MANAASWFMFCLGIAHIVFGLVKFAGPVADAVSAGLIGQFAEPEVRRTAFWFLVFGPLLMLAGHVGIHAVAKGDLSLLKILGIYAFAIAVLGVAAFPQSPFWAPLLVAPVLIAVGYGWIAL